CCTGGTGAACAGCTTCAAGCGCGCGCTGGAGCTGGGCGCCATGCCCACGGTGCATGCCGAGAACGGCGAGCTGGTCTACCTGCTGCAGCAGGAGGTCGCCAAGATGGGCATCACCGGCCCCGAGGGCCACCCGCTCTCGCGCCCGCCCATGGTCGAGGCCGAAGCCGCCAACCGCGCGATTGCGATTGCCGACGTGCTGGGCGTGCCCATCTACGTGGTGCACGTGAGCTGCCTGGAGTCGGCCGACGCCATCGCCCGCGCCCGGGCACGTGGCCAGCGCGTGTACGGCGAGGTGCTGGCCGGCCACCTGCTCATCGACGACAGCGTCTACCGCGACCCGGACTTTGCCCGCGCCGCCGCCCACGTGATGAGCCCGCCGTTTCGCCCCAAGGCCCACCAGGAGGCGCTGTGGCGCGGCCTGCAGTCGGGCCAGTTGCACACCACCGCCACCGACCACTGCACCTTCTGCGCCGCGCAAAAGGCGGCGGGCAAGGACAACTTCGCCAAGATCCCCAACGGCACCGGCGGCGTGGAAGAGCGCATGGCCGCCATCTGGGACGGCGGCGTCAACACCGGCCGCCTCACGCCCAGCGAGTTCGTGGCCATCACCTCGGCCAACGCGGCCAAGCTGTTCAACATCTACCCGCGCAAGGGCTTCGTGGGCGAGGGCGCCGACGCCGACCTGGTGCTGTGGGACCCGCAAGGCACCAAGACCTTTTCAGCCAAGACCCAGCACAGCAAGGGCGACTTCAACATCTTCGAAGGCCGCACCGTGCGCGGCATCCCCAGCCACACCATCAGCCAGGGACGCGTGGTGTTTGCCCACGGCGAGCTGCGCGCTGAGCCCGGCACAGGCCGTTACGTCAAACGCCCCGCGTTTGGGGTCAACTTCCAGGCGGTGCAAAAGCGCGCGCAGGACCTGGCACCCACCGCCGTTGCGCGCTGACTGCTGATACGCATCTGGAGAACACCATGGACACCAAAGTCAAACCCAATATTGAAAACCTGCGCATCAACGGCGAGCGCCTCTGGGCTTCGCTCATGGAGCTGGCGCAGATCGGCGCCACGCCCAAGGGCGGCGTGTGTCGCCTCACGCTCACGGACCTGGACAAGCAAGGCCGCGACCTGGTCACGCGCTGGGCGCGCGAGGCGGGCATGACGGTCACCATCGACAAGATCGGCAACGGCTTCATGCGCCGCCCCGGCCGCAACAACAGCCTGCCGCCGATCATGACCGGCAGCCACATCGACACCCAGCCCACCGGCGGCAAGTTCGACGGCAATTACGGCGTGCTGGCCGGCATCGAGGTGGTGCGCACGCTCAACGACCACGGCATCGAGACCGAGGCGCCCATCGAAGTGGCGTTCTGGACCAACGAAGAAGGCTCGCGCTTCGTGCCCGTGATGATGGGCTCGGGCGTGTTCGCCAAGGCCTTCACGCTCGAGCACGCCTACGCCGCCACCGACACCGAAGGCAAGACGGTGAAGGGCGAGCTGGAGCGCATCGGCTACGTCGGCGAGCAGGAGCCGGGCGACCACCCCATCGGCGCCTACTTCGAAACCCACATCGAACAAGGGCCGGTGCTTGAAGACAACCACAAGACCATCGGCGTCGTCACCGGCGTGCTCGGCATCCGCTGGTACGACTGCACCGTGACCGGCATGGAGGCCCACGCCGGCCCCACGCCCATGGCATTGCGCCGCGACGCGCTGCAGGTCGCCGCCCACCTGATGCAGGAAGTGGTGGCCTGCGCCCACCGCCACCCACCGCACGGGCGCGGCACGGTGGGCATGGTGCAGGTGCACCCCAACAGCCGCAACGTGATCCCGGGCCAGGTGAAGTTCAGCATCGACCTGCGCAACGCCACCGACGCCGACTGCGAGCGCATGGACCAGGACATCCGCGCCGTGGCCGCGAAGCTCAGCGCGGACACGGGCCTGCCCATCAATATCGAACTGGTGTCCAACTACCCGGCCCAGGTCTTCCACCCCGACTGCGTGGACGCCGTGGGCCGCGCCGCCGCCAAGCTCGGCTACAGCCACATGCCCGCCGTCTCGGGCGCCGGGCACGATGCCGTGTACATGGCGCGCCTGGCGCCCGCGGGCATGGTGTTCATCCCCTGCAAGGACGGCATCAGCCACAACGAGATCGAAAGCGCCGAGCCCGAGCACATCACCGCGGGCTGCAACGTGCTGCTGCACGCGATGCTGGAGCGCGCGGGTAGGTGAACACCTTCGCACCGTTTCATGGCTGTTCGCACCGCACGCGAAACTTCCAGAAGTAGTACCCCAACAGCTGTTGGGATTGGCCGTCTTCGGCCAGCGTGTACAGGGCGAAGTCGGCGTTCAGGACCCTCGATTTCAGGGCGATGAATCTTGCGTTCAGGCTGCTGAAATTCGTTTCGACATGAAGGGGCGGTATTCCCCCGTTGCTCGAATCGGGGTCGGGCTGTACCGCCTCTTCCCGCGTCACCACGACCGGCTTGAAGCTTTTTGAGACCCGGTTTTCTTCCCCGTTCCGGGTGTCGACCGCGTAAACAATCACGGCGTCGTCCGAGTTGTTGGAGATGGAAACCCCCCTCAGCGCGACCCGGCTTCCATGGCCGATGTTGACGCATGGCTCGTCCGTCTCCTGTTCAGGGGCATCGTCGCGCCATCCCGGGCAGATCATGAACACCCCGCCGGGGCCGATTTCTGTCGGATGTTTGGCGTCCTGGCTCGGGTCGGGGCAGGTCGATTTCACATGGCCGGTGTCGATGACGGCGAGCAGATTGATCCATGCAGCGCCAATTTCTGGTTCCATAAGAGCCACCTAATAAAAAAGCACAGTGCCGCTGGGGCGGCACTGTGCTTGTGTGACCGCGATGCCGGTACCGATCAACCCTGCACGGTGATGGTGGGGTCCCAGTAGAAGTACCCGAACAGGTTCTGGGTCTGGCCGTCCGACCCCAGCGTGTAGAGGCCGAAGTAGACGTAGAAGTTTTCCGTGCCCGATTTGCCCACCTTCGAGTCCAGGCTGCTGAAGTTCTGCACCGTCTGGAGGGGCGGAATGCCGCCGTTCGCGACCTGCTCCGGATTGGGTTGCACGGCACGGTTGCGGGTGATCACGTTGGGCGTGAAGCTGTTGAACACCTGGGTGCCGCTCCAGTACTTGATGCCGTAGACGATCACGGCGTCGTCCGAATTGGCGTAGACGGAGGTGCCGGTGAACGACGCGTAGTCACCGACGTTGAGCTTGAACGACAGATCCGCCGTTCCTTGGCCGCTGATGATCCCGCGCGTTCCGGTGGCGATCATGAACTGGCTGTTGTGATTGATGCCGGTGGGCTTGGTCGGGTCCTTGCTGGGGTTGGAATAGGTGGACTTGACGTACTCCGTATCAATGACGACAAGGATGTTGGCGGTCTGACCCGATGCGGTGAGTGCTGTCATTGCAATAGCCTTTTAAATGAACGTTGAATACCCACAAGGCCTTTCGGACTTGCTCCAGAATCATCCGTGAATGCCCGATCAATCCTCCCTCTGCCGGGGCGCTGTCAATCAATGTGCCTTGATTTTTGGATCGCTCTGGAAAGCCCTGGATGAGACGCTGCAAACGTTAACGGCACGGGCGGTTGCAGATAAGTAACGTTACGGTAAAGGCCAACCGTTGTTACGGTAACTTCGTGGGACTGCGCGATTGGAATCTATGGGAAAAAGCGCTTCAGGGAAGCGCAAATGGAAGAAGCGAGGTCTTCCTGAAGTGCGATGGTCAGGGAGCCATTTCGATTGAATTGCTCCGACAGCGTGATATGGCATGTGGACGCATCGATCAGGCGAATGGACGCTTTGACGACGCCTGCGGCGATCTGGATGCTGCCTTCAAGGCGGTGTTTGATCGGTTGGTGGAGGGCGTCGTAAGACGCATGGGGTTCGCGCACGGCGTTTTTGGGCGCGAAATCGGCACCCGCGACAACGATTTCCCCGAACGTCTTGTACAGCTGGTGCACCAGTTCGTCGTGCAAGCCGTGCGCGAAGGACTTCCCGCTGCTTTGGTGCGAAAGGCATTTGAAGGGGTACACCGCGAATCTGGATGGCGGCTTGAAAGAACCGCTTGCGGCGTTGGTGCGCTGGATGGACGGCATGTAGCTGCCTACGGGAATGCATATCCTGCAATCGTTGTTGGCGCCCGGCATCGCATAGTACGCCTTGAGCTTGGCCCGCAGGCGCCCGACCTGAACCCGCACAATCGGGTCTTCGCTGGTGTAGTACTTGGAGGGATCGCGGTTGAAAACGGCAATACCAATGGCGTATTCCGTGGTGTCCTGAATCGTGCCGGAGATGGCTTTTTCAACCAGAAAACGCAGCAAACGACTTATGCGCGGCGATTGACGAAACAGGTCACTGGCCAAAATCGAATCGCAGGCTGCTCGAACATCATTGGCCTGGAAAGGCGCAGCGCCATTTGAGTCGGTTTCCATGTCGTTCATCGTGTTTGTTTCAAGCACGGCAAGGACGCTGATGGCCAGGCATTACAGGGTTTTCTGAATCATCGTTCCATTCATGAAGTGTTCCGTCGGGTGAAGGGTGCATGTCTGGCTTGCTCGGTTGGTCAGCGGGCCGCCCCTCCGTTCGGCTGCAACGCCGTGTCACGGAATTCGGGGGCGATTTGAGATGGATGAAATGATTTCGGGAAATGGTGGCCATTTGTCCACCATTTTCCGTTCGCCCTCCTTGTGCGAAAAAAATGTACCTGAAAACGCCGACGCTGAAACCTGTCAGACATGACAGGATGGGCGCTCAGATCAGGCGTGCCCGCTCGCCCGCATCCAGCGGCTCCAGCCAGCCCAGTTGCTGCTCCAGCACCGACACCGTGGCCTCGGACGCGTCGGCCCCGCGCGCCTGCCGCTCGGTGATGCGCTGGCGCAGCAGGTCCACCGGCGCCTCGCAGGCGAGGATGTGGAACGGCACGCGCTGTTCATCGGCCAGTGCGGCAAACGCGGCGCGTTCGGCCGCGCGCAGAAAGGCCGCGTCCACCAGCACCGTCCAGCGCTCGGCGAGCAGCCGGCGCGCGCGCGCCAGCAGCGAGGTGTAGGTGTCCGTGTGGGCCTGCGGGCTGTAGAGCCCGGCGTTCAGGCCCGAGCCGCTGGGCGCCAGCGCGCTCAGGCCGTGCATGCGCTTGCGTTCCACGTCGGAGCGCAGGCGGATCGCGCGCCCGCTGGCTTCGGCGGCGAGCCAGCGGCTGGAGGCCCAGGTCTTGCCACTGCCGGAGAGGCCGTGGGTGATGATCAGTTGCGGTGAGGGCGGGTGGGCGATGTCGCGCGCCAGCGCGAGGTAGCGCCGCGCCTCGGAGAGCAAGTGCTCACGCTCGTCTTCTGCCGCCGTGCCCAGCACATCCGGCCGCCCCGAGCCGGTCGAAGGGCGCGCCGGATTTCCACCCAACTGCCCCAGGCGGATCGCAGCCACCTTGGCGCGCACGCCGGCGCGGTAGCTGGCGAAAAAGCTCCACACGGTGGGCGCCGACACGTCGCCGCTGGCGTCGAGCCAGGCGCTCAGCAGCACGTTGGCCAGGCCGGGGCACCCGTGGCCCAGCAGGTCCATCCAGGCGAAGGCCATGTCGTTGGCCACGTCGATCCAGCGCAGCGAGTCGTTGAACTCAATGGCGTCGAAGGGCAGGACCTCGTCCTCGCCGTTCCCCTGGATCAGCACCAGGTTGGCCAGGTGCAGATCGCCATGGCCTTCGCGCACGCGGCCCTTCTGGCGCCGCCGGGAGAGCAGCGGTTCGATGGCGTTGAAGCGCTGCTCGGTCCAGTCGCTCAGCTCGCGCACCAGGGCGGCGTCGGCGGGTGCGGTCAAGGCCGTGCGCAGGGTGCTGAAGTTGTCGCGCGGCCAGCGCATGGCTGCGGTCGGGTGGCCCCAGGCCTGGCCGGTGCCGGCCACGGCGGCCCGGGCCTGAAACGCCGCCATGCGCCGCGCCAGGCCGATCAGGTGCTCGGGGCTCAGGGCACCGCGCTCGCACAGGTGGTCCAGCCGGCAGGCCTCGTCAAAGCGGCGCATCAGCACCGCGAATTCGATGGCCTGCGCCTCGTCGCCCGTGCCGGGCTTGCCCCAGCGCGGCTGCGCCGGCGTGCCGACGATGGGCAGCACGCCCAGGTACAGCTGCGTGGCGGGTCGGTCGTGCTGCTGGAAACGCCGGTTGACCCGGATCTCGGTCTCGCAGGCGTGGCGGCGCAGGGCCAGGGTGCTGAAATCCATGAAGGGAAAACGCACCGGCTTCTTGATCTTGTAGGCGTGCTCCCCCGCCAGCAGCACCCAGGCGCCATGCGTTTCCATCAGTTCGACGCGCTCCACCGGGTGCGGGTAGCGGGCTGGGTCCAGCAGGGCCGCAATCAGGGGAGGGGTTCGATCGGTCATGCGGGCACTGTATCGAATCGGCACGCAAGACGCTGAGGGTGGTCCGTGAAAGAGGTGGCGGCAGTGAGCAGCCCAGTCGCACCAGGGCTTCAACAAATTAGTGTTGACTAATCAATTAGAGGCTACTAATATGACCCCATGATTGAAGCCGCCCCCATCAATGCCGTCATGCGCACGCTGGCCGACCCGACACGCCGGGCCGTGTTC
This Hydrogenophaga taeniospiralis DNA region includes the following protein-coding sequences:
- the hydA gene encoding dihydropyrimidinase produces the protein MTQALVIRGGTVVNADREQLADVLCVDGRIVAVGERAAELAPAGAQTLDASGQYVLPGGIDPHTHMQLPFMGTVTMDDFFTGTAAGLAGGTTSIIDFVIPDPQEPILDAYRKWRGWAEKSAADYSFHVAITWWSEQVRADMGTLVQEEGVNSFKHFMAYKNAIMCDDETLVNSFKRALELGAMPTVHAENGELVYLLQQEVAKMGITGPEGHPLSRPPMVEAEAANRAIAIADVLGVPIYVVHVSCLESADAIARARARGQRVYGEVLAGHLLIDDSVYRDPDFARAAAHVMSPPFRPKAHQEALWRGLQSGQLHTTATDHCTFCAAQKAAGKDNFAKIPNGTGGVEERMAAIWDGGVNTGRLTPSEFVAITSANAAKLFNIYPRKGFVGEGADADLVLWDPQGTKTFSAKTQHSKGDFNIFEGRTVRGIPSHTISQGRVVFAHGELRAEPGTGRYVKRPAFGVNFQAVQKRAQDLAPTAVAR
- a CDS encoding Zn-dependent hydrolase; the encoded protein is MDTKVKPNIENLRINGERLWASLMELAQIGATPKGGVCRLTLTDLDKQGRDLVTRWAREAGMTVTIDKIGNGFMRRPGRNNSLPPIMTGSHIDTQPTGGKFDGNYGVLAGIEVVRTLNDHGIETEAPIEVAFWTNEEGSRFVPVMMGSGVFAKAFTLEHAYAATDTEGKTVKGELERIGYVGEQEPGDHPIGAYFETHIEQGPVLEDNHKTIGVVTGVLGIRWYDCTVTGMEAHAGPTPMALRRDALQVAAHLMQEVVACAHRHPPHGRGTVGMVQVHPNSRNVIPGQVKFSIDLRNATDADCERMDQDIRAVAAKLSADTGLPINIELVSNYPAQVFHPDCVDAVGRAAAKLGYSHMPAVSGAGHDAVYMARLAPAGMVFIPCKDGISHNEIESAEPEHITAGCNVLLHAMLERAGR
- a CDS encoding AidA/PixA family protein; protein product: MEPEIGAAWINLLAVIDTGHVKSTCPDPSQDAKHPTEIGPGGVFMICPGWRDDAPEQETDEPCVNIGHGSRVALRGVSISNNSDDAVIVYAVDTRNGEENRVSKSFKPVVVTREEAVQPDPDSSNGGIPPLHVETNFSSLNARFIALKSRVLNADFALYTLAEDGQSQQLLGYYFWKFRVRCEQP
- a CDS encoding inclusion body family protein, which encodes MTALTASGQTANILVVIDTEYVKSTYSNPSKDPTKPTGINHNSQFMIATGTRGIISGQGTADLSFKLNVGDYASFTGTSVYANSDDAVIVYGIKYWSGTQVFNSFTPNVITRNRAVQPNPEQVANGGIPPLQTVQNFSSLDSKVGKSGTENFYVYFGLYTLGSDGQTQNLFGYFYWDPTITVQG
- a CDS encoding AAA family ATPase encodes the protein MTDRTPPLIAALLDPARYPHPVERVELMETHGAWVLLAGEHAYKIKKPVRFPFMDFSTLALRRHACETEIRVNRRFQQHDRPATQLYLGVLPIVGTPAQPRWGKPGTGDEAQAIEFAVLMRRFDEACRLDHLCERGALSPEHLIGLARRMAAFQARAAVAGTGQAWGHPTAAMRWPRDNFSTLRTALTAPADAALVRELSDWTEQRFNAIEPLLSRRRQKGRVREGHGDLHLANLVLIQGNGEDEVLPFDAIEFNDSLRWIDVANDMAFAWMDLLGHGCPGLANVLLSAWLDASGDVSAPTVWSFFASYRAGVRAKVAAIRLGQLGGNPARPSTGSGRPDVLGTAAEDEREHLLSEARRYLALARDIAHPPSPQLIITHGLSGSGKTWASSRWLAAEASGRAIRLRSDVERKRMHGLSALAPSGSGLNAGLYSPQAHTDTYTSLLARARRLLAERWTVLVDAAFLRAAERAAFAALADEQRVPFHILACEAPVDLLRQRITERQARGADASEATVSVLEQQLGWLEPLDAGERARLI